Proteins co-encoded in one Scatophagus argus isolate fScaArg1 chromosome 11, fScaArg1.pri, whole genome shotgun sequence genomic window:
- the LOC124067393 gene encoding atypical chemokine receptor 3-like yields the protein MSLSTSELEDLFEWFGDPNVSETFSNISSVDAMVCATAFNRSALLYSMCVLYTFIFIIGLAANALVLWVNIRAQRDSTPRHEMHTYITHLAVADLCVCATLPVWVSSLAQHGHWPFGEVACKLTHLLFSVNLFSSIFFLACMSVDRYLSVTKHRDNEGGVRRKLIRRGACVGVWLLALVASLPDTYFLRTVKSTHGDTMLCRPVYPEENPRDWMVGVQLSFILLGFVLPFPVIAVFYALLAKAFNRSSSSCSSSSSSFSTVEQERRVSRRVILAYIVVFLGCWGPYHAVLLVDSLSQLGLVPLTCGLENAIYVALHLTQCLSLLHCCFNPILYNFINRNYRYDLMKAFIFKYSTRTGLARLIEASNMSETEYSAVAVDNPPQI from the coding sequence ATGAGTCTGAGCACCAGTGAGCTGGAGGACCTGTTTGAGTGGTTTGGGGACCCCAATGTCTCTGAAACCTTCAGCAACATATCGAGTGTGGATGCGATGGTGTGTGCCACTGCCTTCAACCGCAGCGCTCTGCTGTACTCCATGTGCGTCCTCTACACTTTTATCTTCATCATCGGTCTGGCTGCTAACGCTCTGGTCCTCTGGGTAAACATCCGTGCCCAAAGAGACTCCACCCCTCGCCATGAGATGCACACGTACATCACCCACCTGGCAGTCGCGGACCTATGTGTGTGCGCCACCCTGCCTGTGTGGGTGAGCTCCCTCGCCCAGCATGGCCACTGGCCCTTCGGTGAGGTGGCGTGTAAACTCACACACCTGCTGTTCTCCGTCAACCTCTTCAGCAGCATCTTCTTCCTGGCCTGCATGAGCGTGGACCGCTACCTCAGCgtgacaaaacacagagacaacGAGGGAGGCGTGCGCAGGAAGCTAATCCGCCGCGGAGCGTGTGTCGGGGTGTGGCTCCTGGCTCTGGTCGCCTCCCTACCAGACACCTACTTCCTGCGAACCGTGAAGTCAACACACGGGGACACAATGCTGTGCAGGCCCGTGTACCCGGAGGAAAACCCCAGGGATTGGATGGTGGGCGTGCAGCTGAGCTTCATCCTGTTGGGTTTTGTTCTGCCCTTCCCTGTCATCGCAGTGTTTTACGCTCTGCTAGCCAAAGCTTTCAAccgctcctcttcttcctgttcttcttcctcatcatcgTTTTCCACGGTGGAGCAGGAGCGCCGTGTGAGCCGCAGAGTAATCCTGGCCTACATCGTGGTGTTTCTGGGCTGCTGGGGGCCCTACCACGCCGTCCTCCTGGTCGATTCCTTGTCTCAGCTGGGTTTGGTGCCTCTGACCTGTGGCCTGGAGAATGCGATCTATGTAGCCTTACACCTCACCCAGTGTCTGTCCTTGCTCCACTGCTGTTTCAATCCCATCCTCTACAACTTCATCAACAGGAACTACCGCTATGACCTCATGAAGGCCTTCATCTTTAAGTATTCCACGAGGACGGGCTTGGCACGTCTCATTGAGGCTTCCAACATGTCTGAGACTGAGTACTCTGCTGTAGCTGTAGACAACCCACCACAGATTTGA